The Eublepharis macularius isolate TG4126 chromosome 11, MPM_Emac_v1.0, whole genome shotgun sequence genome includes a region encoding these proteins:
- the SPATA48 gene encoding spermatogenesis-associated protein 48, translated as MASEVTARQFSPLKRLEPPSNSYYKMTQKQHEGLLKRMYMPFVRGPEDRHYFPSFEDKYSHSFLKSNPYTPPEEKNYPFAPHRDDVPAVNTFSGFVSPGADADQNVSSGTIPESPKGGRDAPLPQQAVPVPHRRAETSCGRPALLLKGLNQDRRWNSRWVPEVSLKAQAAKWINPVKVMPVLPEVKECFSPHTFIFKEDSGAKSSDPSSEACQDEKARKYMYTSATQSGYEDVPWDRMLLPKPQIDPTLEAMTDCVSQCFKLKRYEAAPEISQVAGGLWDRFQTRSFTVPHKPINFVSPSSRTEQIPLYTGHIGAENFDDVDNANVDLIMHGKVRTVKPCYVKSSYALNTSGYTGKVHWSATQPANSNLPPTSPSTISRMHGHMVKQGQPTKFPHLGPLSQLVTPTEPQNSFNKKVKERIKI; from the exons ATGGCTTCTGAGGTTACAGCAAGGCAATTTAGTCCTCTGAAACGCTTAGAGCCTCCCTCCAATTCATATTACAAGATGACTCAGAAGCAGCACGAGGGTCTGCTCAAGAGAATGTATATGCCTTTTGTGAGAGGACCAGAGGACAGGCATTATTTTCCTAGTTTTGAAGACAAGTACAGTCATTCTTTTCTCAAATCCAATCCGTACACTCCGCCTGAAGAGAAAAACTACCCTTTTGCTCCACACCGGGATGATGTGCCAGCCGTTAACACCTTCTCAGGATTTGTGAGCCCAGGAGCTGACGCTGACCAGAATGTATCCTCCGGTACAATCCCTGAATCCCCTAAGGGTGGCAGAGACGCACCACTTCCTCAGCAAGCCGTACCTGTCCCGCACAGGAGAGCTGAGACTTCATGTGGAAGGCCTGCCCTGCTACTGAAAGGGCTAAACCAAGACCGACGCTGGAACTCCCGATGGGTGCCAGAAGTTTCTCTCAAGGCACAAGCTGCAA AATGGATAAATCCTGTAAAAGTTATGCCTGTTCTACCTGAAGTTAAAGAATGTTTCTCACCGCATACGTTTATATTTAAAGAGGACTCAGGCGCTAAG TCAAGTGATCCTTCCTCTGAAGCCTGCCAAGATGAGAAAGCCCGGAAGTATATGTATACCTCGGCGACACAAAG CGGATATGAAGACGTTCCTTGGGACAGAATGTTACTACCCAAGCCCCAGATAGATCCAACTCTAGAAGCCATGACTGATTGTGTGTCCCAGTGTTTTAAACTAAAGCGATACGAAGCAGCACCAGAAATAAGCCAA GTTGCCGGAGGCCTCTGGGACAGATTTCAGACAAGATCCTTCACTGTACCCCACAAGCCAATTAATTT CGTCAGCCCAAGTTCTCGAACTGAGCAAATCCCTTTGTATAC AGGCCATATTGGTGCGGAGAATTTTGACGATGTTGACAATGCGAATGTTGACTTAATTATGCATGGCAAAGTTCGTACCGTAAAGCCTTGCTACGTGAAATCGTCTTA CGCTCTCAACACCTCTGGATACACCGGCAAGGTTCACTGGTCAGCTACCCAACCAGCAAATTCTAATCTTCCACCAACATCGCCATCCACAATTTCACGAATGCATGG GCACATGGTTAAGCAAGGGCAGCCAACTAAATTTCCACATCTGGGCCCCTTGTCACAGCTTGTTACACCCACTGAACCTCAAAACTCTTTTAATAAGAAGGTGAAAGAAAGAATTAAAATTTGA